In Archocentrus centrarchus isolate MPI-CPG fArcCen1 chromosome 1, fArcCen1, whole genome shotgun sequence, the following proteins share a genomic window:
- the sorbs2a gene encoding sorbin and SH3 domain-containing protein 2 isoform X6 produces MNTDSGGCARKSVALSLMLSPMKRVQSSPNLATGSDSHSSDLDSWRSRSATDGLKNGDASSSSLAAKGFRSVRPNLQDKKSPSQGPPSPDPTARHSPYRYHSSESLDYLSGLMPKALSPTPYLPSGAGGRGGGTAGAASGPSNTAASIVSCVSPSASPVTVSALSHYSSSTAGLLDELQICSLDSPVASPTPSPTLSHVSIYTPTAGRDDALTTFVASTAAAATFTNGQVLSHAMNGSTSHPHRPLSPPAYPPPPVSLHTGLQRQSRSSEGSETVTRESVVSGHTSISSTVPIARFSEEEKKVSVIKAPHYEGIGPVDESGIPIAIRTTVDRPKDWYKTMFKQIHKVHKADDDYSDTYSASYALVNNDSYSLSSTTTTMAHPAPRTHTYRPLSKSPSDNNGGHLGPREPSPSPVPPPPPPMPSLLQLRARDSDREKDLTDTNEWGPPDRKVDTRKYRAEPKSIFEYEPGKSSILEHERPTSLHITPADKAPERPASAASDYRKRRKSEPSSSQVNAQSHSRAATSPKPVDAYRPSSSLKKPAIRSSPSSPSRAKGGDACSMYSNSLTSPGPYQQPFVPPVPSDPLNSNEDGSQEGSSSSKQSVCCKNSWQTKRQNAETWSSAEEAPPSPAKLKSRSCDDLLNDGHSGSGGCNATRSESAGSLVCDGNLSTVSSSTRSLPRVHRRRAHDSPGFLQLYRKMHQIDRAQLIPSEVIRSVRARILDLERQPHLHRHRLSPWTPSWGVEVPRDMVPNRISEYERLIQKSKSMPNLGDGEVPSGTTTPGGSSSRASSGGGGTPSYPKRRFSIESLLEEDNNGKSGTVPQTMDHLHRPRSPPEGQPRVGPDPGRSFPTPPVLQGPQANPDYSDSEQDAVASDLSDFIQVEGSSFCSESDFDHCSLTSSESLYGSSTLHHHHHHLRHHHHHHHHHPGHQSLGQSQGYQHRHLISTCKGRCPASYTRFTTMLRHERERARQEHQRPSQQNRSSHSQNQSSQSQQSMSKLAFLVSPVPFRRKKGSPPTSRRCSGGGGRGSRPKSKQAIYEALDAALRDIYEHIQAERGHRNPRAPDDSILRRILAELLPNVPERSSSLRGRRACWHGGHSSSSLYPDGSPTGYSSFRGEPSTPRLQSPRLQSPISACYGRQMETSNSNEYGEEQGNGNGLCYSDQDVSRSSTMDGRHTPQSRRPTPDREVSHKQMTQLILFSLLHQKQPARAIYDFKAQTSKELTFKKGDTINIIRQIDNNWYEGEHRGRVGIFPIAYVEKMPSSEKQQPIRPPPPAHVREIGEAVARYNFNADTNVELSLRKGERVIVLRQVDQNWYEGKIPDTTKQGIFPVSYVDIVKRSPSKSSAHHIDPHGYPGNRTPSSTPVKPFYPPPPSTTHKLPFSHPSLRSLDLQAITTEWLSLTMDPSPSTQARSLTTTPLPPTPPPLPSDLALFLKAQEPKALSPAPPQKGFTSPPAASTTCKTFSRTPTFKEASLSLGHTTTVSPFSPPTPPPPPPALDSSIPSPLPNSSFQYNGDRGLHITEGDTNLCITMPEVLSCAVSEPIKSPSQPAQQHKSTVRVNKIRKTTDPKPQADPYDELLCMILDGSSSTDDGDILRLSPVDSSPTKLTKESQSRLFPLKAEESHQPDTKPPAVAPASNSTGSVRLAVQLHKPVTVEPLSVLWGEQRRTLNEQPFDSHRPLSVKGKEYMELFIEEDDEARNDKEQDVRVLNQMHSPQADISPSTQFPHTGLSSPSVPPPPLTSVLLTSFSSACPSSSFFHTQQHDHSIVPPCHRASPRPPSLPQLTTSPLPPVSPSVSPPSFHISLENPSQRSVSHPSSSPFLSSPITSCPISESNFPLPIPCPANIAPPPATQRSPPTAPTVAHQGRRSPKVKQDPIVGGKPPRSPILSRRSYLSPVRGRRRLVQDALHGGGDPYQALYNYVPRNEDELELREGDIVDVMEKCDDGWFVGTSRRSKLFGTFPGNYVKQL; encoded by the exons ATAGCGGAGGATGTGCTCGCAAAAGCGTGGCCTTGTCACTCATGCTCTCTCCCATGAAGAGGGTCCAGAGCTCACCAAATCTAGCCACAG GGAGTGATTCTCACTCATCAGACTTGG ATTCTTGGCGGTCCCGCAGTGCAACAGATGGCCTTAAAAATGGAGATGCTAGCAGCTCATCTCTTGCTGCCAAAGGCTTTCGCAGTGTCAgacccaacctgcaggacaaaaAATCACCCTCACAG GGGCCTCCCTCGCCTGACCCCACAGCACGGCACTCCCCCTATCGCTACCACAGCTCAGAGTCACTTGACTACTTGTCAGGCCTAATGCCCAAGGCCCTATCACCCACTCCGTATCTCCCGAGTGGAGCTGGTGGCAGAGGTGGTGGCACAGCTGGTGCGGCCAGCGGGCCGAGCAATACCGCAGCCAGCATTGTGAGCTGTGTGTCACCCTCGGCTTCCCCCGTGACTGTGTCAGCTCTCAGCCACTACTCGTCATCCACGGCTGGTCTGCTGGACGAGCTGCAGATCTGTAGCCTGGACTCACCTGTCGCCTCACCCACACCATCGCCCACTCTGAGCCATGTCTCTATCTACACACCCACTGCTGGCCGTGATGATGCGCTAACAACCTTTGTGGCCTCCACTGCTGCAGCAGCCACTTTCACTAAT GGTCAAGTTCTTTCACATGCTATGAATGGAAGTACTAGCCATCCACACAGGCCACTgtctcctccagcttatcctcCACCCCCTGTCTCACTCCACACTGGGCTTCAGAGACAGAGCAGGAGTTCAG AGGGCAGTGAAACAGTCACCAGAGAGTCTGTGGTGTCAGGCCATACCAGCATCAGCAGCACTGTGCCCATTGCCCGTTtctcagaagaagaaaagaaggtgTCTGTCATTAAAGCCCCCCATTATGAAGGCATCGGCCCTGTTGATGAGTCAGGCATCCCTATTGCCATCCGTACG ACGGTGGATAGGCCTAAGGACTGGTACAAAACTATGTTCAAGCAGATTCACAAAGTTCACAAAGCAG ACGATGACTATTCGGACACATACAGTGCTTCATACGCTCTCGTAAACAATG ATAGCTACAGCCTGTcgtccaccaccaccaccatggcCCACCCTGCCCCTCGGACACATACATACAGGCCTCTATCCAAGAGCCCCTCAGACAACAACGGAGGGCATCTGGGGCCTCGGGAGCCTTCACCATCCCCCGTCCCCCCACCACCTCCGCCCATGCCATCCCTTCTCCAACTAAGGGCAAGAGACAGTGACCGCGAGAAGGATCTGACAGACAC TAACGAATGGGGTCCTCCTGACCGAAAAGTGGATACACGAAAGTACCGCGCAGAGCCCAAGAGTATTTTTGAGTACGAGCCTGGGAAGTCCTCTATCCTGGAGCACGAAAGACCA ACATCCCTCCACATCACTCCTGCTGACAAGGCTCCAGAGAGACCTGCAAG TGCTGCCAGTGACTACAGGAAGAGAAGGAAGTCTGAGCCATCGAGCTCCCAAGTGAATGCCCAGTCTCACAGCCGAGCTGCAACTTCCCCTAAACCAGTGGATGCCTACAGACCCAGCAGCAGCCTAAAGAAACCTGCCATTCGTTCCTCACCATCCTCACCCTCCAGAGCCAAAG GTGGGGACGCATGCAGCATGTATTCAAACAGTCTGACCTCTCCAGGTCCTTATCAGCAGCCCTTTGTTCCCCCAGTCCCTTCTGACCCTCTCAATTCTAATGAGGATGGCAGCCAGGAAGGCAGCTCTTCCTCCAAGCAGTCTGTCTGTTGTAAGAACAGTTGGCAGACAAAACGGCAGAACGCTGAGACGTGGAGCAGTGCGGAGGAAGCACCACCTTCCCCTGCCAAGCTAAAGTCACGCAGTTGTGATGACCTACTCAATGATGGGCATTCTGGCTCAGGTGGATGCAATGCCACCCGCTCAGAAAGTGCTGGGTCACTGGTATGCGATGGAAATCTGTCCACGGTATCGTCCTCTACTCGTTCATTACCCCGGGTCCATCGACGAAGGGCACATGATTCACCGGGGTTTCTCCAGCTCTATCGAAAGATGCACCAGATTGACCGAGCTCAGCTAATCCCATCTGAAGTCATCCGGTCAGTCCGTGCTCGTATTTTGGATCTAGAGCGTCAGCCTCATCTGCATCGGCATCGCCTCTCTCCTTGGACGCCCTCTTGGGGTGTGGAAGTGCCACGTGATATGGTGCCAAACCGCATTTCTGAATATGAGCGTCTTATTCAGAAGTCCAAATCCATGCCTAACTTGGGTGATGGAGAGGTGCCTTCAGGCACCACCACACCAGGTGGGTCATCATCTCGTGCtagcagtggtggtggtggtacaCCCAGTTATCCAAAACGCCGTTTTTCTATAGAGTCTTTACTCGAAGAAGACAACAATGGCAAGAGTGGGACAGTACCTCAGACCATGGATCACTTACATCGACCTCGAAGCCCCCCTGAGGGACAGCCTCGTGTTGGACCAGATCCTGGACGGTCCTTTCCCACTCCTCCTGTTCTCCAAGGCCCACAAGCCAACCCAGACTATTCTGACAGTGAACAGGACGCTGTTGCATCTGACCTCAGTGATTTCATTCAGGTGGAGGGCTCCTCATTTTGCAGTGagagtgattttgatcattgcTCACTAACCTCCTCTGAGAGCCTATACGGCTCTTccaccctccaccaccaccaccaccacctccgtcatcaccaccaccatcaccaccatcatcctGGTCACCAGAGTCTCGGTCAGAGTCAAGGCTACCAACACCGCCACCTCATCAGCACCTGCAAAGGCCGTTGCCCAGCGTCATATACCCGTTTCACAACCATGCTTCGCCATGAGCGGGAACGAGCGCGACAGGAGCACCAGAGACCTTCACAGCAGAACCGCAGCAGCCATTCCCAAAACCAGAGCTCACAATCCCAGCAGTCGATGTCCAAGCTGGCCTTCCTGGTCAGTCCAGTGCCTTTCCGCAGAAAAAAGGGCTCACCACCTACCTCTAGAAGATGCAGTGGGGGCGGAGGTCGAGGTAGCAGACCCAAATCTAAACAGGCCATTTATGAAGCGCTAGATGCAGCCTTGAGAGACATATACGAGCACATTCAAGCAGAGAGAGGCCACAGAAATCCTCGGGCACCTGATGATAGCATCCTGAGAAGAATTTTGGCCGAACTGTTGCCAAATGTGCCGGAACGCAGCTCCTCATTGCGGGGGAGGAGGGCGTGTTGGCACGGCGGTCACTCCTCTTCATCGTTGTACCCAGATGGAAGCCCCACTGGGTATTCCTCATTTAGAGGAGAGCCCTCGACACCACGGTTACAGTCACCGCGGCTACAGTCACCAATCAGTGCCTGTTACGGACGACAGATGGAGACCTCAAACAGCAATGAATATGGAGAGGAGCAGGGCAATGGAAATGGTCTCTGTTACTCAG ACCAGGATGTCTCCAGGAGTTCCACCATGGATGGACGCCACACACCCCAGAGCAGAAGACCCACTCCTGACAGAGAG GTCTCCCATAAACAGATGACACAACTTATTCTGTTCTCTCTCCTCCATCAGAAACAGCCTGCGAGAGCCATTTATGATTTTAAGGCACAAACAAGCAA GGAGCTGACATTTAAAAAGGGTGATACAATCAACATCATCAGGCAGATAGATAACAACTGGTATGAAGGGGAGCACCGTGGGCGGGTGGGAATATTCCCTATAGCATACGTAGAG AAGATGCCATCTtcagagaagcagcagccaatccgtcctcctcctcccgcACATGTCAGAGAGATTGGAGAGGCAGTGGCCCGCTACAACTTCAATGCTGATACTAATGTGGAGCTGTCACTAAGAAAG GGTGAGAGAGTGATTGTGTTAAGGCAGGTGGATCAGAACTGGTATGAGGGGAAGATCCCAGACACAACCAAACAGGGGATCTTTCCCGTGTCCTACGTTGACATTGTCAAGCGTTCTCCGTCCAAGAGCTCCGCCCATCACATAGATCCACATGGTTACCCCGGCAACAGGACACCAAGCTCCACACCCGTCAAG CCTTTCTATCCACCTCCACCATCCACCACCCACAAACTCCCCTTCTCTCACCCCTCTTTGAGAAGCCTTGACCTGCAAGCTATCACCACAGAGTGGCTGTCCCTCACAATGGACCCATCACCATCCACTCAAGCTCGGTCCCTCACAACCACCCCTTTGCCACCCACGCCACCCCCTCTCCCCTCTGACCTTGCACTTTTCCTAAAGGCTCAAGAGCCCAAAGCACTCTCACCTGCACCACCACAAAAAGGTTTCACCTCGCCACCTGCAGCATCCACAACCTGCAAGACATTTTCTAGAACTCCCACTTTTAAAGAGGCTAGCCTTAGTTTAGGTCACACCACAACTGTCTCACCTTTCTCCCCACctactccacctcctcctcctcctgccctcGATTCCTCAATCCCCTCTCCACTGCCTAACTCTTCATTTCAATATAATGGTGACAGGGGACTACATATCACTGAAGGAGACACAAACTTATGTATTACTATGCCAGAAGTTTTGTCCTGTGCTGTGTCAGAGCCAATAAAGTCACCCTCACAACCTGCACAACAGCATAAGTCCACAGTAAGAGTAAACAAAATCAGGAAAACTACTGACCCCAAACCACAAGCAGACCCTTATGATGAGCTGTTGTGCATGATTCTGGATGGTTCCAGCAGCACAGATGATGGTGACATTTTGAGATTATCTCCAGTCGATTCCTCACCAACCAAGCTGACCAAAGAATCTCAAAGCAGGCTCTTCCCGTTAAAAGCTGAAGAATCACATCAGCCAGACACGAAACCCCCAGCGGTCGCCCCAGCGAGCAATTCGACGGGCAGCGTTCGGTTGGCGGTGCAGCTTCACAAGCCTGTAACAGTAGAGCCCCTTTCTGTTTTGTGGGGAGAGCAGCGAAGAACTCTGAATGAGCAACCTTTTGACTCTCACAGACCACTGTCAGTTAAAGGAAAGGAATACATGGAGTTGTTCATTGAGGAAGACGACGAAGCTAGAAATGACAAAGAGCAGGATGTTAGAGTTTTAAATCAGATGCACAGTCCACAG GCTGACATCTCACCATCTACTCAGTTTCCACACACTGGTCTCTCCTCCCCCTCCGTACCACCaccacctctgacctctgtgcttctcacttctttttcttctgcttgccCTTCATCTTCTTTCTTCCACACGCAACAGCATGATCATAGCATCGTCCCTCCCTGTCACCGTGCCTCCCCTCGCCCCCCATCCCTTCCTCAGCTCACAACATCACCACTACCTCCagtttctccctctgtctcacCACCTTCCTTCCACATCTCTCTAGAAAATCCCTCTCAACGGTCTGTCTCTCACCCCTCAAGCTCTCCCTTTCTTTCTAGTCCCATCACATCATGCCCCATCTCAGAGTCAAATTTTCCACTTCCCATCCCTTGTCCCGCTAACATTGCCCCTCCGCCCGCCACTCAACGCTCTCCCCCCACTGCCCCAACTGTAGCCCATCAAGGACGTAGGTCTCCTAAGGTGAAG CAGGATCCAATTGTTGGTGGTAAACCTCCTCGTAGCCCCATCTTGTCCCGGAGGTCCTATCTGTCACCCGTTAGAGGTCGAAGG CGGTTAGTACAGGATGCACTCCATGGTGGAGGAGACCC GTACCAGGCCCTGTACAACTACGTGCCTCGCAATGAGGACGAGCTGGAGCTGAGGGAGGGAGACATTGTTGACGTGATGGAGAAGTGCGATGATGGCTGGTTTGTTG GGACCTCTCGAAGGAGCAAGTTGTTTGGAACCTTCCCAGGAAACTACGTGAAGCAGCTATAA